In one Diabrotica virgifera virgifera chromosome 7, PGI_DIABVI_V3a genomic region, the following are encoded:
- the LOC126888387 gene encoding juvenile hormone acid O-methyltransferase-like: MAMIMPELYAKLSTNNVNITKTLLKKYKHLLNFKKNPSILEFGFASGENSKQTLQPYLPHDYKEFVAVDISEPMVERARKNNTHIPRSKFYCLDTSAPDLPEMFQNRFDNVFSIMTIHLVNNPRQTFANTFKMLKDGGETFQTFFKHTPCDSAFLKLSKHPKWGKEQYNQKKMLNPYYDKPEPKGYITADLKAAGFQNIQIMEEDTTYNFESEESLKGLYTSVNTTLSHIPADELEEYKEDYWREIRNLYTLCEPENYPNHLVKQVTFCVVWAKKE, translated from the exons ATGGCGATGATAATGCCTGAACTGTACGCAAAATTATCAACCAACAATGTAAACATTACAAAAACTCTTCTAAAGAAATACAAACATTTATTAAATTTCAAAAAGAATCCATCAATCCTGGAATTCGGCTTCGCTAGtggcgagaattcaaaacagACTCTACAGCCTTATCTTCCTCATGATTATAAGGAGTTTGTAGCTGTCGATATCTCAGAACCTATGGTAGAACGAGCCCGGAAAAACAACACGCATATTCCAAGAAGCAAATTTTATTGCTTAGATACATCAGCACCAGACTTACCAGAAATGTTCCAAAATCGATTTGATAATGTATTTAGTATTATGACAATTCATTTAGTAAATAATCCAAG aCAGACATTCGCCAACACATTTAAGATGCTCAAAGATGGTGGTGAAACcttccaaacattttttaaacacaCACCGTGCGACAGTGCCTTCCTAAAATTGAGCAAACATCCCAAGTGGGGAAAGGAACAGTATAATCAAAAGAAGATGTTGAATCCTTATTATGATAAACCCGAACCTAAAGGATACATTACAGCAGATCTAAAGGCAGCTGGTTTCCAGAATATCCAAATTATGGAGGAAGATACGACATATAATTTTGAAAGTGAAGAAAGTTTAAAAG GTCTCTACACGTCTGTCAACACTACATTATCTCATATTCCAGCTGATGAACTTGAGGAATATAAGGAGGACTATTGGCGAGAAATTAGAAACTTGTATACTCTATGTGAACCAGAAAATTATCCAAATCATTTAGTAAAACAAGTTACATTTTGTGTTGTTTGGGCAAAAAAAGAATAA